The Exiguobacterium acetylicum genome includes a window with the following:
- the mtaB gene encoding tRNA (N(6)-L-threonylcarbamoyladenosine(37)-C(2))-methylthiotransferase MtaB, which translates to MATVAFQTLGCKVNHYETEAVWQLFKDAGYARVDFADHADVYVVNTCTVTNTGDKKSRQVIRRAIRQNPDSVICVTGCYAQTSPAEIMAIPGVDVVVGTQDRHKMIGYIEQFREERMPINAVGNIMKAKVYEELDVPAFTDRTRASLKIQEGCNNFCTFCIIPWARGLMRSRQPEDVLKQAQQLVDAGYKEIVLTGIHTGGYGEDLKDYNLAKLLKALESVNGLERLRISSIEASQITDEVLDVLKDSPIVVRHLHVPIQSASDTVLRRMRRKYTMAEFGERITRLKEVLPDCAITSDVIVGFPGETEEEFMETFNFINDHKFSELHVFPYSKRTGTPAAMMDDQVEESIKEERVARLIALSDQLAKEYASKYEGELLEIIPEEFSEEAGGRLVGYTDNYLRVAIEGDESMIGQLVRVKITKAGYPMNDGQFVRIMQTLKDAAV; encoded by the coding sequence ATGGCAACTGTTGCCTTTCAAACGCTTGGCTGTAAAGTCAACCACTACGAAACAGAAGCTGTCTGGCAACTGTTCAAAGACGCTGGTTACGCACGCGTTGATTTTGCGGATCATGCGGACGTTTATGTCGTCAATACATGTACGGTCACGAATACCGGAGATAAGAAAAGTCGTCAAGTCATCCGACGAGCGATTCGCCAAAATCCGGATAGTGTCATCTGCGTAACGGGCTGTTATGCCCAAACATCTCCTGCTGAAATCATGGCGATTCCTGGCGTCGATGTCGTCGTCGGAACACAAGATCGGCATAAAATGATTGGATACATCGAACAATTCCGTGAAGAACGCATGCCAATCAATGCGGTCGGAAACATCATGAAAGCAAAAGTCTATGAAGAACTGGATGTACCGGCCTTTACGGACCGGACACGAGCTTCTCTGAAAATTCAAGAAGGCTGTAACAACTTCTGTACGTTCTGTATCATCCCATGGGCGCGTGGTCTCATGCGGTCTCGTCAACCGGAAGATGTCTTGAAGCAAGCACAACAGCTTGTTGATGCGGGTTACAAAGAAATCGTCTTAACGGGAATCCATACAGGTGGATACGGAGAAGACTTGAAAGACTACAATTTAGCGAAATTACTTAAAGCACTCGAATCCGTCAATGGACTTGAACGTTTACGGATTTCGTCGATCGAAGCGAGTCAAATCACGGACGAGGTACTCGATGTCCTGAAGGATTCACCAATCGTCGTTCGTCACTTGCACGTTCCAATCCAGTCTGCATCCGATACGGTCCTCCGCCGGATGCGCCGCAAGTATACGATGGCGGAATTCGGAGAACGGATCACACGTCTGAAGGAAGTTCTGCCTGACTGTGCAATCACGTCAGATGTCATCGTTGGTTTCCCAGGTGAGACGGAAGAAGAGTTCATGGAAACGTTCAACTTCATTAATGATCATAAGTTCAGTGAATTGCATGTATTCCCGTACTCGAAACGGACCGGTACACCGGCTGCGATGATGGACGATCAAGTCGAGGAATCAATCAAGGAAGAACGCGTCGCGCGTTTGATCGCCTTATCGGATCAACTCGCGAAGGAATACGCTTCGAAATACGAGGGAGAATTGCTTGAGATCATTCCGGAAGAATTCTCGGAAGAAGCAGGTGGTCGTCTCGTCGGTTACACAGATAACTATTTACGTGTTGCAATCGAAGGCGACGAGTCGATGATCGGACAACTCGTTCGTGTCAAAATCACGAAAGCCGGCTATCCGATGAATGATGGTCAATTCGTTCGAATCATGCAGACACTTAAAGACGCTGCAGTCTAA
- the dnaK gene encoding molecular chaperone DnaK: protein MAKIIGIDLGTTNSCVAVMEGGEPVVIANAEGNRTTPSVVAFKNGERQVGEVAKRQAITNPNTIMSIKRHMGTDYKVEVEGKDYTPQEVSAIILQKLKAQAEDYLGEKVTEAVITVPAYFNDAERQATKDAGTIAGLDVKRIINEPTAAALAYGLEKGEDHTILIYDLGGGTFDVSILELGDGVFEVVSTAGDSRLGGDDFDQKIIDHLVAEFKKENGIDLAQDKMALQRLKDAAEKAKKDLSGVSSTQISLPFITAGASGPLHLEMTLSRAKFDDLTADLVERTMEPTRRAMNDAGLTPDKIDKIILVGGSTRIPAVQKAIQDFTGKESFKGVNPDEVVALGAAVQGGVLTGDVKDVVLLDVTPLSLGIETMGGVMTKLIDRNTTIPTSKSQVFSTAADSQPAVDIHVLQGERPMAADNKTLGRFQLTDIPPAPRGVPQIEVKFDIDANGIVNVSAKDLGTNKEQSITIQSSSGLTEADIEQMVKDAEANADADNKRKEEVELRNEADQLVFATDKAIKDLGEQVSDADKEKAEAAKEKVTKALEGTDIEAIRAAKDELSTVVQELTQKVYENMAQQQAGAEGAQAGGQDDNVMDAEFEEVDEKDNK from the coding sequence ATGGCAAAAATCATTGGTATTGACTTAGGTACAACGAACTCATGTGTTGCAGTAATGGAAGGTGGCGAACCAGTCGTCATCGCTAACGCAGAAGGAAACCGTACGACACCATCTGTCGTCGCATTCAAAAACGGCGAGCGTCAAGTAGGGGAAGTCGCAAAACGTCAAGCAATCACAAACCCGAACACGATCATGTCGATCAAGCGTCACATGGGTACGGATTATAAAGTAGAAGTAGAAGGCAAAGATTACACACCACAAGAAGTCTCTGCAATCATCCTTCAAAAATTAAAAGCACAAGCGGAAGACTACCTCGGTGAAAAAGTCACAGAAGCTGTCATCACAGTACCAGCTTACTTCAATGATGCAGAACGCCAAGCGACAAAAGACGCTGGTACGATTGCTGGTCTTGACGTAAAACGGATCATCAACGAGCCTACAGCGGCAGCACTCGCATACGGTCTCGAAAAAGGCGAAGACCATACGATCCTCATCTATGACCTTGGTGGTGGTACGTTCGACGTATCGATTCTTGAACTCGGTGACGGAGTCTTTGAAGTTGTTTCAACTGCTGGTGACAGCCGTCTCGGTGGAGATGATTTCGACCAAAAAATCATCGACCATCTCGTAGCAGAATTCAAAAAAGAAAACGGCATCGATCTTGCTCAAGACAAAATGGCGCTTCAACGTTTGAAAGATGCAGCTGAAAAAGCGAAAAAAGACCTTTCAGGTGTTTCTTCAACACAAATCAGCCTTCCGTTCATCACAGCTGGCGCATCAGGTCCACTTCACTTGGAAATGACGCTTTCACGTGCGAAATTCGATGATCTCACAGCAGATCTCGTTGAACGTACGATGGAACCAACACGCCGTGCTATGAATGATGCAGGTCTGACACCTGACAAAATCGATAAAATCATCCTCGTTGGTGGTTCGACTCGTATTCCTGCAGTTCAAAAAGCAATCCAAGACTTCACTGGCAAAGAATCGTTCAAAGGGGTTAACCCGGATGAAGTCGTTGCCCTCGGTGCGGCAGTTCAAGGTGGCGTATTGACAGGGGACGTTAAAGACGTCGTTCTTCTCGACGTAACTCCACTTTCACTCGGTATCGAAACAATGGGTGGCGTGATGACGAAATTGATCGACCGTAACACAACGATCCCAACTTCGAAATCACAAGTCTTCTCAACTGCAGCAGACAGCCAACCAGCTGTTGATATCCACGTCCTCCAAGGAGAACGTCCAATGGCAGCAGATAACAAAACGCTCGGTCGCTTCCAATTGACGGACATTCCACCAGCACCACGTGGCGTGCCACAAATCGAAGTTAAATTCGACATCGATGCGAACGGTATCGTTAACGTTTCTGCGAAAGATCTTGGAACAAACAAAGAACAATCAATCACGATCCAATCATCAAGCGGCTTGACTGAAGCAGACATCGAGCAAATGGTCAAAGATGCAGAAGCAAATGCGGACGCTGACAACAAGCGTAAAGAAGAAGTTGAATTACGCAACGAAGCAGACCAACTCGTTTTCGCAACAGATAAAGCAATCAAAGATCTTGGTGAGCAAGTTTCTGACGCTGACAAAGAAAAAGCAGAAGCTGCAAAAGAAAAAGTAACAAAAGCTCTCGAAGGAACAGACATCGAAGCAATCCGTGCTGCAAAAGACGAATTGTCGACAGTCGTTCAAGAGTTGACACAAAAAGTCTACGAGAACATGGCACAGCAACAAGCCGGCGCTGAAGGCGCACAAGCTGGTGGCCAAGACGACAACGTCATGGACGCAGAGTTCGAAGAAGTCGACGAGAAAGACAACAAGTAA
- the hemW gene encoding radical SAM family heme chaperone HemW, translated as MRAAYVHIPFCEHICYYCDFNKVFLKNQPVDEYLDALEREIELTLKQYPTDYLETIFVGGGTPTALNEPQMQRLMEIIQKHLLPLTGDDLEYTVESNPDGVSEEKLDIMKAGGVNRVSFGVQSFDDGLLERIGRTHREAKVAQTLDAAAKRFDNISVDLMFGLPNQTLDQVRYDVTRALQLPITHISSYSLILEPHTVFAIQERKGKLPLPTQDLEAEMYQVMIETIEAGGYAQYEISNFAEAGKESRHNRVYWENDEYYGFGAGSHSYINQTRRANIAPIPHYIKAEGLPVRKETPLTNVERMEEEMFLGLRMKDGVSLERFRAKYGVAFEDVFGDVMKRLLPNGLVEQTETHIRLTPAGIPLANEVFAEFIGEAQVQ; from the coding sequence ATACGCGCCGCATATGTCCACATCCCTTTTTGTGAACATATTTGTTATTACTGTGATTTCAATAAAGTCTTTTTAAAGAATCAGCCCGTCGATGAATATCTCGATGCACTCGAACGCGAAATCGAACTGACGCTGAAACAATACCCGACGGATTATCTCGAGACGATTTTCGTCGGTGGCGGCACACCGACCGCTTTGAATGAACCGCAGATGCAACGTTTAATGGAAATCATTCAGAAGCATTTGTTACCACTAACAGGTGACGATTTAGAGTACACGGTCGAGTCGAACCCGGATGGTGTATCAGAAGAGAAACTCGATATCATGAAGGCGGGTGGCGTCAACCGCGTCAGTTTTGGTGTCCAGTCATTTGATGACGGATTGCTCGAACGCATCGGTCGGACGCACCGGGAAGCAAAAGTCGCGCAGACGCTCGACGCAGCAGCGAAACGGTTTGATAACATCTCCGTCGACTTGATGTTCGGGTTACCGAATCAGACGCTCGATCAGGTCCGCTACGACGTCACGCGGGCACTTCAACTGCCGATTACACATATCTCATCTTATTCATTGATCTTAGAACCGCATACAGTCTTTGCGATTCAAGAGCGAAAAGGAAAGCTACCACTGCCGACGCAAGATCTCGAGGCAGAGATGTATCAAGTAATGATCGAAACGATAGAAGCGGGTGGATATGCGCAGTATGAGATCTCGAACTTCGCGGAAGCTGGTAAAGAGAGTCGGCATAATCGTGTCTACTGGGAAAATGATGAATACTACGGGTTCGGTGCAGGCTCACACAGCTACATCAATCAGACACGTCGTGCGAACATCGCACCGATTCCGCATTATATTAAAGCGGAAGGGTTACCGGTTCGAAAAGAGACGCCGTTGACGAACGTCGAGCGGATGGAAGAAGAGATGTTCCTTGGACTTCGAATGAAGGACGGCGTATCACTCGAACGTTTCCGAGCGAAGTATGGAGTAGCATTTGAAGATGTCTTTGGTGACGTCATGAAACGGTTGTTGCCAAACGGTCTTGTCGAACAAACGGAGACACATATTCGTTTGACGCCAGCCGGAATTCCGCTAGCGAATGAAGTCTTCGCAGAGTTTATTGGTGAAGCGCAGGTTCAATGA
- the rluF gene encoding 23S rRNA pseudouridine(2604) synthase RluF has product MRINKFISETGFCSRRAADKLIDAGRVTINGLTAELGSQAEETDVVEIDGQPLQTKPKPVYIVLNKPVGITCTTELDIEGNIIDFVNHPKRIFPIGRLDKDSDGLILLTNDGDVVNRILRAENNHDKEYIVTVDAPITDTFIQGMASGVDILGTTTKECIVEPLETRTFRIILTQGLNRQIRRMCKEFGYRVKRLQRVRIMNIELGDLPIGSWRDLTEEELRELFTTLDGQ; this is encoded by the coding sequence ATGCGAATCAACAAATTCATTAGCGAAACGGGCTTTTGCTCAAGACGTGCTGCCGATAAACTGATCGATGCAGGTCGTGTGACGATCAACGGTCTGACAGCAGAACTCGGCTCGCAAGCTGAAGAAACGGACGTCGTCGAAATCGACGGTCAGCCGCTCCAGACAAAACCAAAACCTGTCTACATCGTCTTAAATAAACCAGTCGGCATCACGTGTACGACAGAGCTTGATATCGAAGGAAACATCATCGATTTCGTCAATCATCCGAAGCGGATTTTCCCAATCGGTCGCCTCGATAAAGATTCAGACGGCTTGATTCTTTTGACGAATGACGGTGATGTCGTTAACCGGATCTTACGAGCAGAAAACAATCACGATAAAGAATATATCGTAACCGTCGATGCACCAATTACAGATACGTTCATTCAAGGGATGGCGAGTGGTGTTGACATTCTCGGTACGACAACGAAGGAATGCATCGTTGAACCACTTGAGACACGGACATTCCGGATCATTTTGACGCAAGGGTTAAATCGTCAGATTCGCCGTATGTGTAAAGAGTTCGGCTACCGAGTTAAGCGTCTCCAACGCGTTCGGATCATGAACATCGAGCTTGGCGATTTACCGATTGGTTCTTGGCGTGATTTGACAGAAGAGGAATTACGCGAGTTGTTTACGACGCTTGACGGGCAATAA
- the prmA gene encoding 50S ribosomal protein L11 methyltransferase has product MKWSEICVHTTQEAIEAVSNILHEAGASGVVIEDVEDFEMMSHREDNFGEIWDETKRDEYPTQGVLVKAYLAESSDLTDTIKGIEHDIQQLTNFGLSIGTGAVTLTQVDEEDWAHSWKQFYKPVKISRHLTVVPMWEDYTPQPDEKIIELDPGMAFGTGTHPTTVLCIQAIENYLQEEDRVVDVGTGSGVLAIAAAKLGAKDVFALDLDEVAVKSATENVALNEVSEQITVRQGDLMKELSEPVELIVANILAEVILLFVKDAYTLTLPGGHFIASGIISQKKDMVVQAMQEAGFTIVETTKLEDWVAIIAKREE; this is encoded by the coding sequence ATGAAATGGTCAGAGATCTGTGTCCATACGACACAAGAAGCCATCGAAGCAGTTTCGAACATCTTACATGAAGCGGGAGCAAGCGGAGTCGTCATCGAGGACGTCGAAGATTTCGAGATGATGTCCCACCGTGAGGATAACTTCGGTGAAATTTGGGATGAGACGAAACGGGACGAGTACCCGACTCAAGGTGTACTCGTGAAGGCGTATCTTGCAGAAAGCAGCGATTTGACGGACACGATCAAAGGCATCGAACATGACATCCAACAGTTGACGAACTTCGGTTTGTCGATTGGTACGGGTGCTGTCACGCTGACTCAAGTAGATGAAGAAGACTGGGCTCATTCATGGAAACAATTCTATAAGCCGGTCAAGATCAGCCGTCATTTGACGGTCGTTCCGATGTGGGAAGACTACACACCACAGCCAGATGAAAAAATCATCGAGCTCGATCCAGGCATGGCATTCGGAACGGGAACACACCCGACGACGGTCCTCTGTATTCAAGCAATCGAAAACTACTTACAAGAGGAGGACCGTGTCGTCGACGTCGGAACGGGATCCGGTGTCTTAGCGATCGCAGCAGCGAAGCTAGGAGCAAAAGATGTCTTTGCACTTGACCTAGACGAAGTCGCTGTCAAATCAGCGACAGAAAACGTCGCCTTGAACGAAGTCAGTGAGCAGATCACAGTCCGTCAAGGAGACTTGATGAAGGAATTGAGTGAACCGGTCGAGTTGATCGTCGCGAACATCTTAGCGGAAGTCATTCTCCTTTTCGTCAAAGATGCCTATACATTGACGTTACCTGGCGGACATTTCATCGCTTCAGGTATCATCAGTCAGAAGAAAGACATGGTCGTCCAAGCGATGCAAGAAGCAGGCTTTACGATTGTTGAGACGACGAAGCTTGAAGACTGGGTCGCGATCATCGCAAAACGGGAGGAGTAA
- the dnaJ gene encoding molecular chaperone DnaJ, giving the protein MEKRDYYEVLGVARDASSAEIKRAYRKLARTYHPDVNKEADADAKFKELSEAYEVLSDDNKRARYDQFGHQDPSQGGGGFSGAEGFGDIFDMFFGGGRRQDPNAPRKGQDLQYVEEIDFMESVTGVEKTITIPVEEDCGTCHGSGAKPGTHPETCKRCGGSGHINVEQNTMFGRVVNQTTCSTCHGRGQIVKEPCETCRGAGRVRKNKDVRVKIPAGIDNGQQIRLAGKGEAGVNGGPAGDLYVVVRVAAHELFERVDDHIVMDMPLTFAQATLGDEIEVPTVHGKVSLKIPAGTQTGSRFRLRGKGMPNVRSGHHGDQYVNVVVITPKNLTERQKELLREFNEISDEKGVEEQHEGVFSRIKTFFTG; this is encoded by the coding sequence GTGGAAAAACGCGATTATTATGAAGTATTAGGCGTCGCGCGCGATGCCTCATCAGCGGAAATCAAACGCGCGTACCGTAAGCTTGCCCGGACGTACCACCCGGACGTCAATAAAGAAGCAGATGCGGATGCGAAATTCAAGGAATTATCGGAAGCGTATGAAGTGTTATCCGATGACAATAAACGAGCACGTTACGACCAATTCGGTCACCAAGATCCATCACAAGGTGGTGGTGGGTTCAGTGGCGCAGAAGGATTCGGAGACATCTTCGACATGTTCTTCGGTGGCGGACGTCGTCAAGATCCAAACGCACCACGTAAAGGACAGGATTTACAATACGTCGAAGAAATCGACTTCATGGAATCGGTCACAGGCGTTGAGAAGACGATCACAATCCCAGTCGAAGAAGATTGCGGTACATGTCACGGTTCTGGTGCTAAACCAGGAACACATCCGGAAACATGTAAACGATGCGGTGGTTCGGGTCACATCAACGTCGAACAAAACACGATGTTCGGTCGTGTCGTCAACCAAACGACATGTTCGACGTGTCATGGTCGTGGACAAATCGTCAAGGAACCATGTGAAACATGTCGTGGCGCCGGTCGTGTCCGTAAAAACAAAGATGTTCGGGTCAAAATTCCAGCAGGGATCGACAATGGGCAACAAATTCGCTTAGCAGGAAAAGGGGAAGCCGGCGTCAACGGTGGACCAGCAGGTGACTTGTATGTCGTCGTTCGTGTTGCAGCACACGAACTGTTCGAACGCGTCGACGATCATATCGTCATGGACATGCCGCTGACGTTTGCGCAAGCAACACTTGGAGATGAGATTGAAGTACCAACCGTTCACGGTAAGGTCAGTCTGAAGATTCCAGCCGGCACACAGACAGGTTCGCGATTCCGTCTACGCGGAAAAGGGATGCCGAATGTCCGGTCTGGTCATCATGGCGATCAGTACGTCAACGTCGTCGTCATCACGCCGAAGAATCTGACGGAACGTCAAAAAGAACTATTACGCGAATTCAATGAAATTAGCGATGAAAAAGGTGTTGAAGAGCAGCACGAAGGTGTCTTCAGCCGGATTAAGACATTCTTCACAGGGTGA
- the hrcA gene encoding heat-inducible transcriptional repressor HrcA, giving the protein MLTDRQLLILRAIVDDYIKTAQPVGSRTLSKRDDVTFSSATIRNEMADLEEMGLIEKPHTSAGRIPSELGYRFYVDHLIRPESITPKEAQALKSLFAHSVNENDRLIRHTADLLSDLTHYTTLVLGPKEEGQRLHHLELIPLAEGRVVIVLVTETGHVEHKTLQLNQALSQEAASRLMERLNQTLRGTPLSALRSRLLEEIRRFRSEHSEQTVLLSKALDLVLTDQEERPFIYLGGKANMFDQPEFQDVAKLRPVLELIEQQEAVLDFLRPNLDNQILITIGSENNVDALKDCSVIRAHYSVDGVSIGTLALIGPKRMDYNRGINSIIHLLQAFQAELHKNNLD; this is encoded by the coding sequence GTGCTGACGGATCGTCAATTGTTGATTTTACGTGCAATCGTCGATGATTACATCAAGACTGCTCAACCCGTCGGCTCACGGACGCTCTCGAAAAGAGACGACGTGACGTTCAGTTCCGCGACCATTCGTAACGAGATGGCGGACCTCGAAGAGATGGGTCTGATTGAAAAGCCACACACTTCCGCAGGTCGGATTCCTTCCGAACTCGGATACCGTTTTTATGTCGACCATCTGATTCGTCCGGAAAGCATCACACCAAAAGAAGCACAGGCATTGAAATCACTCTTTGCCCATTCCGTGAATGAGAATGATCGGTTGATTCGGCACACAGCAGACCTGTTGAGCGATTTAACCCATTACACGACGCTTGTACTTGGACCAAAAGAAGAAGGGCAACGTCTGCATCATCTGGAATTGATTCCTCTTGCCGAGGGTCGTGTCGTCATCGTTCTCGTCACCGAGACGGGACATGTCGAACACAAGACGTTGCAATTGAATCAAGCGTTATCCCAGGAAGCAGCGAGCCGGCTGATGGAACGTCTGAACCAGACGTTACGCGGTACGCCGCTCTCAGCCTTACGCAGTCGATTGCTTGAAGAGATTCGCCGATTCCGTTCGGAGCACTCTGAACAGACGGTCTTGCTCTCAAAAGCACTTGATCTCGTCTTGACGGATCAAGAGGAGCGACCGTTCATCTATTTGGGCGGGAAAGCCAACATGTTCGATCAGCCCGAATTTCAGGACGTTGCAAAACTACGACCGGTGCTCGAGTTGATCGAACAACAAGAAGCCGTTCTCGATTTTCTACGACCAAATCTTGATAATCAAATCTTGATTACGATCGGTAGCGAGAACAACGTCGATGCATTAAAAGATTGTAGCGTCATCCGAGCTCACTATTCGGTCGACGGTGTCTCGATCGGAACACTTGCATTGATTGGACCGAAACGGATGGATTACAATCGGGGAATCAACTCGATTATCCATTTACTCCAAGCATTCCAAGCCGAATTGCATAAGAACAATTTGGATTGA
- the grpE gene encoding nucleotide exchange factor GrpE — MEEKEQNQNLQQEENVTESTDTVEVTEEEVIQADLVEDEKPDFEAQLAEAKASELRLRADFENFKRRNRVEAENRAKYSSQAIVEKLLPLVDNLDRALQIETENDETKSVLAGVEMVKRQLVETLQNEGVVAIPAVGEAFDPNLHQAVVQEASEEHESGIVTAEFQKGYKLHDRVIRPSMVKVAE; from the coding sequence GTGGAAGAAAAAGAACAGAATCAAAACCTCCAACAAGAAGAAAACGTAACAGAGTCGACTGACACAGTCGAAGTCACAGAAGAAGAAGTCATCCAAGCGGATCTCGTCGAAGACGAGAAACCAGACTTCGAAGCACAACTCGCAGAAGCAAAAGCTTCAGAGTTACGCCTCCGTGCAGATTTTGAAAACTTCAAACGTCGCAACCGTGTCGAAGCAGAGAATCGCGCGAAGTATTCATCACAAGCCATCGTCGAAAAGCTATTGCCGCTCGTCGATAACTTGGACCGTGCGCTCCAAATCGAAACAGAAAACGATGAGACAAAATCCGTCTTAGCTGGCGTTGAAATGGTAAAACGTCAACTCGTTGAAACACTTCAAAACGAAGGTGTCGTTGCGATTCCTGCCGTTGGAGAAGCGTTCGATCCGAACCTTCACCAAGCAGTCGTTCAAGAAGCAAGTGAAGAACACGAATCAGGCATCGTCACTGCCGAATTCCAAAAAGGGTACAAATTACACGATCGTGTAATTCGTCCAAGTATGGTTAAAGTAGCTGAGTAA
- a CDS encoding 16S rRNA (uracil(1498)-N(3))-methyltransferase — protein sequence MQRYFVEPSMRQGDVFHLPKDDAHHMKNVMRMEVGGEILVLDGTGLYRCRLEALDKQAASARIEETLPIETELPIRVTIAHGLPKGDKIELVAQKATELGIHHLRIFEADRSVSKWDQKKVPKKLERLEKIVKEAAEQSYRAHLPTVDFVAYDEVLQDASNYTACLVAYEESAKQGEASVLATTLAELQEGDSLLVVIGPEGGFAEAEIARLTDAGFKQAALGRRILRTETAPFYVLSAVSYHFELKG from the coding sequence ATGCAACGGTATTTCGTCGAACCCTCGATGCGTCAGGGAGATGTCTTTCATCTCCCAAAAGACGACGCACACCATATGAAGAACGTCATGCGAATGGAAGTCGGCGGAGAGATTCTCGTACTTGACGGAACAGGTCTTTATCGGTGTCGTCTTGAAGCACTCGATAAGCAAGCGGCATCTGCACGGATTGAAGAGACTTTACCGATTGAAACAGAACTACCGATTCGTGTGACGATTGCCCATGGATTACCAAAGGGCGATAAGATCGAACTCGTTGCGCAAAAAGCAACGGAACTTGGGATCCATCATCTACGGATTTTCGAAGCTGATCGTTCCGTCTCAAAATGGGATCAGAAGAAAGTTCCAAAGAAGCTGGAGCGACTCGAAAAAATCGTCAAGGAAGCAGCGGAACAATCGTATCGTGCCCACTTGCCGACGGTTGACTTCGTGGCGTATGATGAAGTCTTACAGGATGCATCGAACTACACGGCTTGTCTGGTTGCCTATGAAGAATCAGCAAAACAAGGGGAGGCTTCCGTCCTTGCTACGACGCTTGCTGAGCTACAAGAAGGAGATTCTCTTCTTGTTGTGATCGGACCTGAAGGCGGGTTCGCAGAAGCGGAAATCGCACGTTTGACGGATGCCGGTTTTAAACAAGCCGCTCTAGGGCGCCGCATCTTACGGACGGAAACGGCTCCATTTTATGTCCTTTCCGCCGTCTCGTATCATTTTGAATTGAAAGGGTGA